The Flavobacterium sp. 102 genomic interval TTTCTTTAGCTTTTTCAAATAACTTCAAATCATTGTTAAGCAGCGCTGCGTTTCTGTAGGCGTTGGATAATGATTCGTTTTGGTCTAAATTTTTTAAAAAACCAATAGAGATTTCATAACAAGTCGCTGCTTTTTTACGATTATTCGAAGCCAAATAATTATTGCCTAAATTGTTCCAAAGCATGCCTTTTTGAGTATTGGACATTTTTTCGGAAGAAAGCGTTTTTTCTACTAATTGGATGGCTTCTAAATATTTTCCGGACGACAGGTAAACATTCGATAAATTTAGAATTGAAGCAAATTTATTGGCTTGATTGTTTTCAATATTGGCTATAAAGTAATATTGTTTGATGACGTTTTCGGCATTGTCATAATCGCCGATTATCGTGTATAAATTCCCTAAAGGTTTTAAGCAGGATTCGGTAATATCATAGTTTGTCAGTTTGTTTTTTTGAAATATTTGCCAAGCTTTTTCATAGCTTTTTAGTGCTTTTTGCGTTTGTCCAAATTGATTTTGATAATAGGCTTTGTTGCAGTTTAAAATGACAAAAGCCAAGAGTTCGGGTTTTGATTTTGGATGAAAGCTTAGTGCTAATGTCTCTAATTTTTTTAATGATGCTTTGTTAGGATCGGCGACAAAAGCATCTACGGAATTATAGATTTTATCCTCTAAACTTGTAGTTGTACTTTGTGAAAAAGCCCATTGTGTCAGCAACAAGATAAAGACTATTTTACGCATAGCATCTTATAGGATTAAAACTTCCAAATGGCATAAAATTGCCAGTAATTAAAATCCTTTTCAAAGTTTGCATAATACCGGATTCCAACGCTCGGGCCTATCCTGGCAAAGCCAAAAGTCACATCGGCAAATAAACTGGTCTGCATTTTTTCGAAGGCTTTTGTTGTGGTTTTTTGGGTTGAATCATTTCTCAAACTTTCGATTTCTTCACCTGCTCGTGGTGGATTTTGATTGAAATCGGGCGCATAATAGCGTTTGGTTTGATTGATTTCTGTAGTGTTGTTCAGGGAAACTGAAAATTGCGGACCAACACCAATACCAATATAATTGTTGATATTGTACCTCAGGGAAATCGGAACCACATCCGCCAACTTTCGGGTGGTTTTAGTACTCGATGTTGTTTGTTCAAAACCGGTATCGTAAACCGTTCCGATGCTCGTTATAACCGGCGGATTGAATTGCACTTGTTGAAAACCGGATTGGCTCGAAAAACTGCTTTCAAAATAGTTGTAATACAATTCGGCTTGCCAATAAAAGCGATATGATTTGTAAGGTGAAACAGTAACGCCTACAAAATAACTTTTGGCATTTTCTTGATCATTAAACAAATTGTATCCCGTTTTGGCACCAATGGATATTCCCGGAAGAAATCGGGTTGTGGCATAATTGGTGATGACAGGTTCGTTTTTATCAAATATAATGGCCGTGCGGCTTCGCGTAGTTTGTTTGTGAAAATCCTTGGCAAACTTCATGGTGTATTTTACAAAACCTTTGGTGGAATCTTTTTCGGTCACATTTTTTTGATTGCTTCCCGGAATGTAAATATTTTTGAAGGTAAAATGGATTTGCTTTTGCTTAATAATCGTGTCCAGACAACTGTAGTTTACTTCTTCATCTTTTGGACAAATAGGGCATTTTGGATAACTGTCTACAATTTTCAGCGTTTTTTTGTCAAACATATCCGGAATATCAGTCTCTAGCCGAATGGTTCTGGCCGGACCTTCGCCATCGTTTTGGAATCGAGTTTTGAAGTTTAAGGTTTTCAATCGCACCAAGCGATAATTCATAAACATACCATTGCTAGACATTTTATTGGGATCATGTGACGTTACAATTTCCATTTCAAGGGTTTTCTTTTTGTGGTTTTTGTAATTTCTGTCAGGTACATAAACGCCACGCATTCTAACGGTTGCGCTTGTGTCTTTGATCATTTCGGGCTTGGTTTTGAAAGTAAAAAAGGCATTTCGGGTCTCGTTGGGATTCATTTTGTCAAATTCAAAAATAATTACTTTTCTGAATAATGATTTGCTTTCCAATAAAGTTAGATCGAGATTTTCTTCGTTTTCCGAAATGGTGTGGTTACTGATAAAGTCATTTGTTGCAGATGCGATAAATGTTTTCTCATCATTTAATTCATCGGAACAGGCAAAACCATCTTCAAAAACTTCTTTTTCGCCAAAATGAGTGCGGAATTCTACCAATTCGAAATTGTCATTTTTGAATTCTTTGTCGTTATAAAAAAGATATAATTTTCCGTTCGCTACATAATCTAGAGGATTTTTATAACTCATCACGATAATCATTTCTTCTTCAGGAATGGGTTCGCGGTTGGCAAATATTTTATAGGCTGTCGTATCGGCTAAAGACGCTATTTCAGTAAAGTTAGTATCTGTAATTTCAGTAATGGCTACTGATTTCGGACGGGTTTTTGGCGGTTTTCCATTATCATAATTATTAGTTACAGATAAGTTTATTTTGTATTCGCCTTTCTTTTTGTAAGTGTGTTTCGGAGTTGGTTCTTTACTGTACCGGCCATCGCCCATTTCCCAGAAGTAAGTAAAATTGGCTTTGGGTGCACCGGCAATTTGGATTAACGGTGGCGTTTCTGATTGGAGTAAAACCTGATTGTTTTTTTGATCGTAAACAATAGTGGCTTTTCGGGTGACAGTATCTTTGACCTTAGTTTGCGAATAAGAAAAAGTGGTGACCAAAAACAATAGTAAAAGTAACTTTCTCATAATCTAAAGGTTTGGTTAGGTTTATATAAAAGTAAGAAAAAGTGATGAACCAGTCACCACTTTTTCAAGCTAATTAGTAATTGTTAAATTTAAGGCAAACTATTTATCGCAGCTACTAATTGGGCTTCGCTTCCCACAGTAGTTTCAGACAAGGTGAAGGTGTAAACATCTCCGGCAGCAATTGTGGCACTTTTGATAGCATATCTCCATTGTCCGTTTTCTTCGGTTACAAAAATCACATGACATTCTAATCCTATTGGAATTTGGCCATAATGTTCAGAAAATTGGTCCGTTGTGTCATTGTAAGTATCCAGTTTTGCCAGTGCATTTGCTTCTCCGTCGTAGTGTAAATAAATGGCACTGTTTTCAAAGTGGTAACCAGTTGGCGCTTCAGCCAATATAGTAGTTCTTGGTCTTGGATCGCTGTAAAAACGATCGACATTGGTCCATCCAAAAGCATTAAAGAAAGCATAGTAAGGTGCGTTAGCGCCGGTTCCTTCAACGAAAATATTGTTTTGTCCGGCCGGATTTTGATCTTGTCTGTCCCAATCTAAATTTCCGTCTTCGTCAATGGTTCCGTCCCAAAGTGTCATTCCGGTATCAGCACCGCCGGTTAAAGTGGATGGAATTAATAATTGGATAGGGCAAGTGATTTCTAAATCAACTCCGTCTTGAGTGGCATTGATGTAAAATTCTCCACCCGAAATGAGCAATGTCATATCGCCATTTGGCATTCTGCCCATAGTCGTTTTGTCGGTTACCAGCATAGTGCCTCCGTCAAACAATTCGGCATATTCAATGGCTACATTTCCGGTTACAGGGTTTCCGTTTTTAGTAAGACATGCGCCGTTTATCGTAAATTGAACGCCTTTGTCTGAAGTAAAAGAAGTACTTCCGTTTTCAGCAACTAGTGTAAAATTTTGAGTGATGTTGTCTAAAGCGGCTTGTTTAAGGTTGTTGAATTCTGGTGCGCTTGGAATGTGATTGCCTTCGGCGGAGTCGTCTGAACAACTAACCATTGCAAATGAAGCTAATAATACTAATCCGAGGTTTTTTAAATTTGTTTTCATGATTTCTAATTTTAAATTTGTTTTTATAATGTTATATCAACTGCGTTTTTAATTTGGTACCCTTTGTTCTGAATTATTTTTAAATTATTTTTCAATCTATTAATAGTAGGCAAAATCGATGTAAGGAATTCCCATATTTACCAGCGGTCCGCCGTTTTGATAAAAGTTGGCTCCGGTAATCGTCATGATGCCAAAACTCTGCGGAAAACTTACCAAAGCGCCTGGTTGATTGACTACTCGCCCGATGATGTTCGCAAAATTGTTTCCGGCATTGGCTAACAAAATCGTTCTTCTGATGGTGTACGGTTGATTGGCAATAATTAATGTTGGCGTTATTGAAACGTAGCTGGTGTTGGCAGAAGTGAAAACATGGCTTCCGGCATAAATTACAGTGTTGGTGTTAACATCAACAATTTCCATTAAATATGGCGTAGCGGCAATCGCAGGCTGACTTTGATATCCAATACTGCAAATGGTTTTCGTTTGTGAAAAGGTAAATGTGTATTCATGGATTTCAGTATCAAACGTGTTAGTGTTTTGATGGCCGGGAAGTGCAACTACATTGCCATACAATTGATTAAAAATGGTATTGGTAGCACTGCACGGAGGATTCGGTAACGGATTGGTTCCGTTGGAGCAACTGCTTAGGATTATTCCAAATAGGAATAAGGTTGCGATGGTTTTTACATTTGAATTCATAATTTCTATTTTTTTATTGTTGTTAATTTTTGTTTTATACAGTTATATCAACTGGTGTTTTAATTTGTTACCCTTTATGCTGAATTATTTTTTAAATTCGGCACTTTGGATGATTTTAAAGTTCAAAATGGCGCCGGTACTTACTAGTTCAATCATTTTTTTGGCCTGACCTTCAGAATCTGAAAATCCTTTTGCCGTTCCGGAATTTGTAGTTACTTCTCAAAAGTATAATCTCACTTTATCAGCCGATATATCTTCTCTTACTTGAAAAAAGCTTTCGATCTTTCTGTCAAGAATTACTTCTCCAATAGCCACTAGTTCAATCATTTTTTTGGCTTCTGACAGTGATTTCGCAGTTCCTGAATAATTGCTTTGGTTTGTTTTTACAGTCCAATCATATACTTCTGTAATTTGATCTCTTGTTAAAGTTGTTGTTTCAATAGTGTTTGAACTTGTTGTTA includes:
- a CDS encoding PKD domain-containing protein, with product MRKLLLLLFLVTTFSYSQTKVKDTVTRKATIVYDQKNNQVLLQSETPPLIQIAGAPKANFTYFWEMGDGRYSKEPTPKHTYKKKGEYKINLSVTNNYDNGKPPKTRPKSVAITEITDTNFTEIASLADTTAYKIFANREPIPEEEMIIVMSYKNPLDYVANGKLYLFYNDKEFKNDNFELVEFRTHFGEKEVFEDGFACSDELNDEKTFIASATNDFISNHTISENEENLDLTLLESKSLFRKVIIFEFDKMNPNETRNAFFTFKTKPEMIKDTSATVRMRGVYVPDRNYKNHKKKTLEMEIVTSHDPNKMSSNGMFMNYRLVRLKTLNFKTRFQNDGEGPARTIRLETDIPDMFDKKTLKIVDSYPKCPICPKDEEVNYSCLDTIIKQKQIHFTFKNIYIPGSNQKNVTEKDSTKGFVKYTMKFAKDFHKQTTRSRTAIIFDKNEPVITNYATTRFLPGISIGAKTGYNLFNDQENAKSYFVGVTVSPYKSYRFYWQAELYYNYFESSFSSQSGFQQVQFNPPVITSIGTVYDTGFEQTTSSTKTTRKLADVVPISLRYNINNYIGIGVGPQFSVSLNNTTEINQTKRYYAPDFNQNPPRAGEEIESLRNDSTQKTTTKAFEKMQTSLFADVTFGFARIGPSVGIRYYANFEKDFNYWQFYAIWKF